A stretch of the Gracilinanus agilis isolate LMUSP501 chromosome 4, AgileGrace, whole genome shotgun sequence genome encodes the following:
- the LOC123246321 gene encoding zinc finger protein 594-like encodes MATAVGGVRAMRSKRLMAAWRSHTLKRAHECNEYGKVFSQGSNLTIHQRIHTGKKPYICDECGKGFNQSSNLCRHQRIHSGENPYECRECGRAFGGTFNQSSDVIIHHRIHTGEKPYKYNKCGKAFSQSSHLVTHTRIHTGEKPYECNECGKTYRQSSLLIQHQRIHNGEKPYRCHKCGKAFSGHTVFLKHQRLHAKLYECNECGKAFRCSSDLIRHQITHTGEKPYEYNECGEAFSQNSILIKHQRNHTGEKPYKCSECGKAFRRSSQLIQHQRIHSRKKPYECNECGKTFNQSSDLNRHRIHSGEKPYECNECGKAFRWSSDLGRHQKNSYWKEH; translated from the exons TCATACTTTAAAGAGAGCCCATGAATGTAATGAGTATGGAAAAGTCTTTAGTCAGGGATCAAATCTTACCATTCACCAAAGAATTCATACGGGAAAGAAACCCTATATATGTGATGAATGTGGGAAAGGTTTTAATCAGAGCTCTAATCTCTGtagacatcagagaattcatagcGGGGAGAATCCCTATGAATGTCGTGAATGTGGAAGAGCCTTTGGGGGGA CCTTCAATCAGAGCTCAGATGTCATTATACACCAtcgaattcacactggagagaaaccctacaaatataataaatgtgggaaagcctttagtcAGAGTTCACACCTTGTTACACACACGAGaattcatactggggagaaaccctatgaatgtaatgaatgtggaaaaacatACAGACAGAGTTCACTCCTTATTCAACACCAGAGGATCCACaatggagagaaaccttatagaTGTCAcaaatgtggaaaagccttcagtGGGCACACAGTCTTTCTTAAGCATCAGAGACTTCATGCT aaactttatgaatgtaatgagtgtgggaaagccttccGGTGTAGCTCAGATCTGATTAGACATCAGATAActcacactggtgagaaaccctatgaatataatgaatgtgGCGAAGCTTTCAGTCAGAACTCAATCCTTATAAAACATCAGAGAAATCACACGGGAGAAAAGCCTTATaaatgtagtgaatgtgggaaagcatTTAGGAGGAGCTCACAACTTAttcagcatcagagaattcatagtAGAAAGAAGCCCtatgaatgcaatgaatgtggaaaaacatTTAATCAAAGTTCAGATCTTAATAGACATAGAATTCATAGTGGAgaaaaaccctatgaatgtaatgaatgtgggaaagccttcaggtGGAGCTCAGATCTTGGTAGGCATCAGAAAAATTCatattggaaagaacattag